One window from the genome of Candidatus Deferrimicrobiaceae bacterium encodes:
- the ruvA gene encoding Holliday junction branch migration protein RuvA, translating into MIDHLRGRLAGGGKDFVVVECAGMGFRVHVSSITRADLPPDSESCFLHTFLQIREGGSELFGFSSETEREIFLSIIGVSGVGPKSAVSILSGMGISGVLSASARGDAAPFTRVTGIGKKLAQRIASELPDRLKRVSVELTPVPAEEGIPASSEPEVEAAQALVALGFSRAEAQVVVAALRKEAGADAPAEVLIRGALKRLSGPRR; encoded by the coding sequence ATGATCGACCATCTGCGGGGCCGCCTGGCCGGCGGGGGGAAGGATTTCGTCGTGGTGGAGTGCGCGGGGATGGGGTTCCGCGTGCACGTCTCCTCCATCACGCGGGCCGATCTTCCCCCTGACAGCGAGTCGTGTTTCCTGCACACTTTCCTCCAGATTCGCGAGGGGGGATCCGAGCTCTTCGGTTTTTCCTCCGAGACGGAGCGGGAGATCTTTCTCTCGATCATCGGCGTGAGCGGGGTCGGTCCGAAGTCCGCCGTATCTATCCTGTCGGGGATGGGGATTTCCGGAGTTCTCTCCGCAAGCGCGCGGGGAGACGCGGCGCCCTTCACGCGAGTTACCGGCATCGGGAAGAAACTGGCGCAGCGGATCGCGTCGGAGCTTCCGGACCGGCTCAAGAGAGTGTCGGTCGAGCTGACCCCCGTTCCCGCCGAGGAGGGGATCCCGGCATCCTCCGAGCCGGAGGTCGAGGCCGCCCAGGCGCTCGTCGCCCTGGGGTTCTCCCGGGCCGAGGCGCAGGTCGTCGTTGCGGCCTTGCGCAAGGAGGCGGGGGCGGACGCGCCCGCGGAGGTCCTGATCCGGGGGGCGCTGAAGCGCCTTTCCGGACCTCGCAGGTGA
- the ruvB gene encoding Holliday junction branch migration DNA helicase RuvB, translating to MERRMVDPKGGGEEGAFDLSLRPKFLAGFIGQTPIVANLKTFIEAAKNRGEPLDHVLLSGPPGLGKTTLAHIIANEMGVGIRTTSGPAVERKGDIAAILTALEAGDVLFIDEIHRLSRVVEELLYSAMEDFALDIILGQGPSAKSIRLSLPPFTLVGATTRTGLLTSPLRDRFGVSFRMEYYSPAELEEVIRRAARSFSILIDDDGAREIARRSRGTPRVAIRLLKRVRDFAQVSGDGTIHQKIADHALLKMEVDREGLDVMDRKILRVILEKFHGGPVGVETISASVSEERDTIEDVYEPFLIQQGFLKRTPRGRVATPAAYRHLGLTPPQRAPQQEGLFGEGG from the coding sequence GTGGAAAGACGTATGGTGGACCCGAAGGGAGGCGGGGAGGAGGGGGCGTTCGATCTCTCCCTGCGGCCGAAATTCCTCGCCGGGTTCATCGGCCAGACTCCGATCGTCGCCAACCTCAAGACGTTCATCGAGGCGGCGAAGAACCGGGGCGAGCCGCTCGACCACGTTCTCCTTTCCGGCCCTCCCGGCCTGGGAAAGACGACCCTGGCGCACATCATCGCCAACGAGATGGGGGTGGGGATCCGCACCACTTCCGGCCCCGCGGTGGAGCGAAAAGGAGACATCGCCGCGATCCTCACCGCGCTCGAGGCGGGGGACGTTCTTTTCATCGACGAGATCCACCGCCTGAGCCGCGTCGTGGAGGAATTGCTGTACTCCGCCATGGAGGATTTCGCCCTCGACATCATCCTCGGGCAGGGGCCGTCGGCCAAGTCGATCCGGCTATCCCTGCCGCCGTTCACGCTCGTGGGCGCCACGACCCGGACCGGTCTTCTTACCTCCCCCCTGCGGGACCGGTTCGGAGTCTCTTTCCGGATGGAATATTACTCCCCCGCGGAACTCGAGGAGGTGATCCGCAGGGCCGCCCGGTCCTTTTCGATCCTCATCGACGACGACGGTGCGCGCGAAATCGCCCGGCGCTCCCGGGGGACCCCGCGCGTGGCGATCCGGCTCCTGAAGCGCGTGCGCGACTTCGCCCAGGTGAGCGGGGACGGCACGATCCACCAGAAGATCGCCGACCACGCGCTCCTCAAGATGGAGGTGGACCGGGAGGGGCTCGACGTGATGGACCGGAAGATCCTCCGGGTCATCCTCGAGAAGTTCCACGGCGGACCCGTCGGAGTGGAAACGATCTCGGCGTCGGTGAGCGAGGAGCGGGACACGATCGAGGACGTGTACGAGCCGTTCCTCATCCAGCAGGGATTCCTCAAGCGAACCCCGAGGGGGAGGGTGGCCACGCCCGCGGCGTACCGCCACCTCGGGTTGACGCCCCCCCAGCGCGCGCCGCAGCAGGAAGGATTGTTCGGGGAAGGAGGGTGA
- a CDS encoding DUF4197 domain-containing protein, which yields MRRAAFLMILCFALIALPSQAGLFDDIKKGIGSVAPQAGPDDSQVVGGLKEALTIGTGNAVNLVSLKDGYFTNQAIKILMPEKIQKVADVLGKVGYQKQVDEFILSMNRAAEKAAPQAKSIFLSAIREMSFEDAKKILNGGDTAATEFFKGKTGGKLSEAFKPIISSSMDEVGATRSYKEMMGKYTALPFMKAESLDLDQYVTNKSLDGLFFMVGQEEKKIRTNPAARVTDLLKTVFGGK from the coding sequence ATGAGACGCGCCGCTTTTCTGATGATTCTCTGCTTCGCATTGATCGCGCTACCTTCGCAGGCCGGGCTGTTCGACGACATCAAGAAAGGAATCGGAAGCGTCGCTCCGCAGGCGGGACCCGACGATAGCCAGGTCGTCGGGGGCCTCAAGGAGGCCCTCACGATCGGGACGGGCAACGCCGTGAACCTCGTTTCCCTGAAGGACGGCTATTTCACCAACCAGGCCATCAAGATCCTCATGCCCGAGAAGATTCAGAAGGTCGCGGATGTCCTCGGGAAGGTCGGGTACCAGAAGCAGGTGGACGAGTTCATCCTCAGCATGAACCGCGCGGCGGAAAAGGCCGCCCCGCAAGCGAAGTCGATCTTCCTCTCCGCGATCCGGGAGATGAGCTTCGAGGACGCGAAAAAGATTCTCAACGGAGGCGACACGGCGGCCACCGAATTCTTCAAGGGGAAGACCGGGGGCAAGCTTTCCGAGGCGTTCAAGCCCATCATCTCCTCCAGCATGGACGAGGTCGGGGCGACCCGGAGCTACAAGGAGATGATGGGAAAATACACCGCGCTGCCGTTCATGAAAGCCGAATCGCTCGACCTCGACCAGTACGTAACGAACAAGTCGCTCGACGGCCTTTTCTTCATGGTGGGACAGGAGGAGAAGAAGATCCGGACGAATCCGGCCGCACGGGTCACCGACCTCCTGAAGACGGTCTTCGGCGGAAAATGA